GAAGCTCCTGTTCCGGCCCTGGGTCAAGGGGCTCGACAATGTGCCCGCGGAAGGCGCCGCCATCCTGGCTTCCAACCATTTGTCGTTCTCCGACTCCATCTTTATGCCCCTGATGGTTCCGCGTCCGGTGGTCTTCCTGGCGAAGTCGGAGTATTTCACCGGCACCGGCCTCAAGGGCAGGCTGACCGCACTATTCTTCCGGCTGACAAACCAGCTGCCCATGGACCGTTCCGGGGGAGCGGCTTCGGCGGCGTCGCTCAATGCCGGCATGGACGTCCTGTCGCATGGTTCGCTGCTGGGCATATATCCCGAAGGCACGCGCAGCCCCGATTCGCGGCTGTACCGGGGCAAAGTCGGTGTCGCCAAGCTCGCCCTGGAGGCGAGGGTTCCCGTGATTCCGGTAGCCATGATTGGGACCGACAAGGTCCAGCCCATTGGCAAACGGATGCCGAACATCAGGCGCATCGGCATGATCTTCGGTGAACCGCTGGACTTCAGCCGGTACTACGGCATGGAAGACGACCGCCTGATCCAGCGGTCCGTGACCGACGAAATCATGTACGAGCTCATGCGCCTGTCCGGGCAGGAGTACGTCGACGAATACGCGGCGGTGGTCAAACTGCGGCTGGCGGGGAAACCCACAGACGGCCCCACCGGTGCCGGGGACAAAGGTTCCGCAGGCGCCGGTCCCTCCGGCTCCGGGGACACCAGTCCCGGAGAGCCTAGGGACAGCGGTCCCGGGGAGCCCGGAAACGCGTGACGCCGCCTTTGTGCTGCCGGTTCTGTGACGGCGGTTTGGGGCTAATGACGGTTACGGTGCGGAAACCCGGATACGGGAACTAGTCTTGTAGTGTGACTGAGCTATCTGCAAAACCTGCCTCCCTGCTGACCAGTACCGCCCAGAGCGGTGCCGCCAACTATCCGGGACTGGACCACTGGCGGGAACTGCCGGTTTCCCAGCAGCCCAGGTGGCAAAACAAAGAGGTCTTTGACGCCTCCGTGAAGGAACTGTCCGTCCTTCCGCCGCTTGTGTTCGCCGGCGAAGTGGACATCCTCCGTGAACGGCTCGCCGCGGCCGCACAGGGCAAGGCCTTCCTTCTCCAGGGCGGGGACTGCGCAGAAACGTTTGAAGCCGCTACTGCGGACAAGATCAGCGCCAGGGTCAAGACCATCTTGCAGATGGCGGTCGTCCTGACGTACGGCGCAGCGATGCCTGTCATCAAGATGGGCCGCATGGCCGGACAGTTCGCCAAGCCCCGCTCTTCAAACGATGAAACGCGCGACGGCGTGACCCTCCCGGCGTACCGCGGCGACATCGTCAACGGCTACGATTTCACCCCTGAATCCCGGGCCCACGACGCCGGCCGGATGCTGAAGGCGTACCACACCTCCGCATCGACCCTGAACCTGATCCGCGCGTTCACGCAGGGCGGCTTCGCTGACCTGCGCCTGGTCCACCACTGGAACAAGGGCTTCACGGAGAACCCCGCCCACGCCCGCTACGAGTCCTTGGCGCGTGACATCGACCGGGCCATCAAGTTTATGGCTTCCTGCGGGGCGGACTTCGAAGCCCTGAAGCGGGTGGAATTCTTCGCGAGCCACGAGGCGCTGCTGCTGGACTACGAGCGCGCGCTGACCCGCATCGATTCCCGCACCGGACTTCCGTACGACACGTCGGCGCATTTCCTCTGGATCGGCGAACGCACCCGCGAACTGGACCACGCCCACGTGGACTTCCTGTCCCGCGTCCGCAACCCGATCGGCGTCAAGCTGGGGCCCAAGACCTCCGGCGACGACGCCCTGCGGCTCATCGACAAGCTGGATCCGGACCGCGAACCCGGCCGGCTGACCTTCATCACCCGGATGGGTGCCGGCAACATCCGGGAGAAGCTCCCCGCCATCGTCGAAAAAGTCACGGCGTCGGGCGCGCAGGTCCTCTGGGTGACCGATCCCATGCACGGGAACACGGTCACGTCGCCCAACGGCTACAAGACGAGGAACTTCGACGACGTCATCGACGAAGTGCGCGGCTTCTTCGAAGTCCACCACTCGCTGGGGACCATTCCGGGCGGCCTGCACGTC
Above is a window of Arthrobacter sp. FB24 DNA encoding:
- a CDS encoding lysophospholipid acyltransferase family protein, whose amino-acid sequence is MFYWFMKTFVLGPVLKLLFRPWVKGLDNVPAEGAAILASNHLSFSDSIFMPLMVPRPVVFLAKSEYFTGTGLKGRLTALFFRLTNQLPMDRSGGAASAASLNAGMDVLSHGSLLGIYPEGTRSPDSRLYRGKVGVAKLALEARVPVIPVAMIGTDKVQPIGKRMPNIRRIGMIFGEPLDFSRYYGMEDDRLIQRSVTDEIMYELMRLSGQEYVDEYAAVVKLRLAGKPTDGPTGAGDKGSAGAGPSGSGDTSPGEPRDSGPGEPGNA
- a CDS encoding class II 3-deoxy-7-phosphoheptulonate synthase, producing MTELSAKPASLLTSTAQSGAANYPGLDHWRELPVSQQPRWQNKEVFDASVKELSVLPPLVFAGEVDILRERLAAAAQGKAFLLQGGDCAETFEAATADKISARVKTILQMAVVLTYGAAMPVIKMGRMAGQFAKPRSSNDETRDGVTLPAYRGDIVNGYDFTPESRAHDAGRMLKAYHTSASTLNLIRAFTQGGFADLRLVHHWNKGFTENPAHARYESLARDIDRAIKFMASCGADFEALKRVEFFASHEALLLDYERALTRIDSRTGLPYDTSAHFLWIGERTRELDHAHVDFLSRVRNPIGVKLGPKTSGDDALRLIDKLDPDREPGRLTFITRMGAGNIREKLPAIVEKVTASGAQVLWVTDPMHGNTVTSPNGYKTRNFDDVIDEVRGFFEVHHSLGTIPGGLHVEMTGDDVAECLGGADPIDQEAFLDRYESVCDPRLNHMQSLEMAFLVAGALAKR